A part of Corynebacterium mustelae genomic DNA contains:
- a CDS encoding choice-of-anchor M domain-containing protein — protein MFAKTLLAAATATAVTLGGATIAAAEDGKLVIHRGHVDVLYTELDGDDLKLGLQERFTTEKDITRDAEDVVFKITSDWWQDLTGTTDQDEISGRAALASEVWHDGNIWPGWDNNALKGKADEVSYTFTNISGPGTMFVYQTANNGLTDYAPKYSAGKMAATSVLTDGSFTLKSGDVMKTGAEHLHMNWAFTSPGTYTVTAVAEAGNKVSNPATYTFEVEADNGGNAQTTDKTETNTDEKTTADKPKDDTKKGSGSSKIGTGGIVGIVLAVLGVLGAIIAAFANPMITFPRM, from the coding sequence ATGTTCGCTAAAACCCTGTTAGCAGCCGCAACCGCAACCGCCGTAACTCTCGGCGGTGCCACAATCGCCGCCGCCGAGGATGGCAAATTGGTCATTCATCGAGGTCACGTCGATGTTCTCTACACCGAGCTTGATGGCGACGACCTTAAACTGGGCCTTCAGGAGCGGTTCACCACCGAAAAGGACATCACTCGTGATGCCGAGGACGTAGTTTTTAAGATCACTTCCGATTGGTGGCAAGACCTCACCGGCACGACCGACCAAGATGAAATCTCTGGCCGCGCCGCACTGGCTTCCGAAGTCTGGCATGACGGAAACATCTGGCCGGGTTGGGACAATAATGCACTCAAGGGGAAGGCTGATGAGGTGAGCTACACATTCACCAATATCTCTGGCCCCGGCACGATGTTCGTCTACCAAACCGCCAACAACGGATTAACAGATTACGCCCCGAAGTATTCCGCCGGGAAGATGGCGGCCACCTCCGTTCTTACCGACGGTTCCTTCACCCTGAAATCCGGCGACGTTATGAAAACCGGTGCGGAACATCTTCACATGAACTGGGCTTTCACTTCGCCTGGGACGTATACGGTCACCGCAGTCGCCGAAGCGGGAAACAAGGTGAGCAACCCTGCAACCTACACCTTTGAGGTTGAGGCTGATAACGGTGGTAACGCACAAACCACAGATAAGACTGAAACTAACACCGATGAGAAAACCACAGCCGATAAGCCAAAGGACGACACCAAGAAAGGCTCCGGCAGCAGCAAAATCGGCACCGGTGGCATTGTAGGTATCGTACTTGCAGTCTTGGGTGTGCTCGGCGCAATCATCGCCGCTTTTGCTAACCCCATGATTACTTTTCCCCGCATGTAG
- a CDS encoding bactofilin family protein, which produces MHFELTGETRINSHDVTLYRIRAARSIPEHSIVCGELGGWVSSTHTANGKPRIGEGAWVFADAQVFDQARVTGHAVVTGNAQVFGRAKISGHALIEGHARVCGKSVIKNRARVSGNSLIDGATVAGHAQVSGEAEVLSTNGLRSRVCDNATVIDARIDEGSIISGNAQVMGYVSVYSSHISGNAWVESYGTIADSKVRDNAVVLASRLNEVVVEGDAKVYSQPRVGSVIGGNAVIKQLSDYITFTPLSPEWTRVHVYRNHKDEPEVRLDFFRNLEGTHSTDVAEFVELLKKYGWDQPMCAQLEAARAHIAQQIAEYENPTLGYELTDTTKTLDDGTVVYRVRWRDSGLMGGWMPGTHTPEGEPRVTGTARLDGEAMLLENASITEDARVRDTACVRGDAHIAGHAIVCDNAEVSGKAFLDGLAEVGENAEVSGNALIFDSFVYGSCHVSGNTRMYRGAHLSGQITMSGECLIIGAQVEGKATVEGCSQITTNTALKGTYTDLET; this is translated from the coding sequence GTGCACTTTGAACTCACTGGGGAAACCCGCATTAATTCCCACGACGTGACACTGTATCGTATTCGTGCTGCTCGTAGCATCCCAGAGCACAGCATTGTGTGCGGTGAGCTGGGTGGGTGGGTGAGTTCCACGCATACGGCTAATGGGAAACCGCGAATTGGGGAGGGCGCGTGGGTTTTCGCCGACGCACAGGTTTTTGACCAGGCGCGGGTCACGGGGCATGCCGTGGTTACAGGGAATGCACAGGTCTTTGGGCGGGCGAAAATAAGCGGGCATGCACTTATAGAGGGGCACGCACGAGTGTGCGGGAAATCCGTAATTAAAAACCGTGCGCGCGTTTCAGGTAATTCGCTTATCGACGGCGCAACAGTTGCCGGTCATGCCCAGGTTTCCGGCGAAGCGGAGGTCTTGAGCACCAATGGGTTGCGGTCACGGGTGTGTGACAACGCCACGGTTATTGATGCGCGAATCGACGAGGGAAGTATCATCAGTGGCAATGCACAGGTCATGGGCTATGTTTCCGTGTATAGTAGCCACATTTCCGGAAATGCGTGGGTGGAATCGTATGGGACGATCGCCGACAGCAAGGTTCGTGATAATGCGGTGGTGTTAGCGTCCAGGCTCAACGAAGTGGTGGTCGAAGGTGATGCGAAGGTGTATTCTCAGCCGCGAGTGGGGTCGGTGATTGGGGGAAACGCGGTGATTAAACAGTTAAGCGATTACATCACGTTTACACCGCTAAGCCCTGAGTGGACGAGAGTTCACGTCTACCGCAATCACAAGGATGAGCCGGAGGTTCGCCTTGACTTTTTCCGGAACCTTGAAGGTACGCATAGTACTGATGTGGCGGAGTTTGTTGAGCTTCTCAAAAAATATGGCTGGGATCAGCCCATGTGTGCGCAGCTTGAAGCGGCACGTGCCCATATTGCGCAGCAGATCGCGGAGTACGAAAACCCAACGCTTGGGTATGAGCTCACCGACACGACAAAAACCTTGGACGACGGCACTGTGGTGTACCGAGTCCGGTGGCGAGATAGCGGTCTTATGGGCGGTTGGATGCCCGGCACCCACACCCCAGAGGGGGAGCCGAGAGTTACTGGAACGGCACGGCTTGATGGAGAAGCCATGCTCTTAGAAAACGCCTCCATCACAGAAGACGCACGCGTTCGAGACACTGCGTGTGTGCGTGGAGATGCGCATATCGCAGGGCATGCAATCGTGTGCGATAACGCGGAGGTTTCAGGGAAAGCTTTCCTCGACGGCTTGGCTGAGGTGGGTGAGAACGCAGAAGTATCGGGGAATGCGCTAATCTTCGATAGTTTCGTCTACGGGTCGTGTCATGTCAGTGGGAATACCCGCATGTATCGAGGCGCACATCTAAGTGGGCAGATAACAATGAGCGGAGAATGCCTGATAATCGGTGCCCAGGTGGAGGGCAAAGCCACTGTAGAGGGATGTTCGCAGATCACCACAAACACCGCACTTAAAGGCACATACACCGACCTCGAAACGTAA
- a CDS encoding LbetaH domain-containing protein — protein MTECHFELTEESKLAFTGEKVFRIRAIRDIPERFVKAGDLGGWVSSVYTSTSELRIGPHAWVADDAIIAGDAYVAGNALVYDHAFVFGQARVTGSARVHGKAQVCDDAVVQDCARVHDSAVISGQARISGDATISGKTEVTDHAHVSGKTQVGGESNVYENAQIAGNARVYDSSVHENSRVDQDATLFLGSTLFGDALVSGSAQLRQTTVREHAIVTGGDLTGCCIEGNARVAASLPERAILSGTAEVLKEEQCEVFQPLGVRNCAVTVARTQKGKAGVWAETFETDAGRSQDVRHLKWHLVSQGLGRSFRENIKIAKRRVVRDLPEEPAQPLCFELTDIAKTLDDGTTVYRICAVRDIDVWCVSAGDLGGWVPNTHTPEGIPRIGPDSWLADDAMILGNAYITGDSFVADQACIRDNVVVDACGRVLDKVVVSGDSRVHGGIVFGRGELTGCSYVGEKAHLEVVGKIPDACINSTTDHRRFGPTVFNTEIFLTRQQGGTTLIMARTCGRTKTGTLDELLPENPIQYQEENPDLWEGFPTLLDRYSDGLRELAIAENTTLRRLITVVLKEWDL, from the coding sequence ATGACTGAGTGCCATTTCGAATTGACGGAGGAATCGAAACTAGCTTTCACAGGGGAGAAGGTTTTCCGGATCCGAGCGATACGTGACATACCCGAACGCTTCGTGAAAGCAGGCGACCTGGGCGGGTGGGTGAGCAGTGTGTACACGTCGACAAGCGAGCTACGGATCGGGCCGCACGCCTGGGTTGCCGATGACGCCATCATTGCTGGTGATGCATACGTAGCGGGGAACGCGTTGGTGTATGACCACGCGTTTGTTTTCGGGCAAGCCCGCGTCACGGGATCAGCGCGGGTGCACGGCAAAGCACAAGTATGCGATGACGCTGTGGTGCAAGACTGTGCACGCGTGCACGATAGCGCTGTGATCTCTGGGCAGGCACGCATTAGCGGTGATGCCACTATTTCCGGTAAAACCGAAGTGACAGACCACGCGCACGTGAGCGGAAAAACACAGGTTGGCGGGGAATCGAACGTATACGAAAACGCTCAGATTGCGGGGAATGCTCGCGTCTATGATTCCTCGGTGCACGAAAACAGCAGGGTAGACCAAGACGCGACCCTTTTCTTGGGATCAACTCTCTTCGGTGATGCATTAGTTTCGGGTTCGGCACAACTTAGACAAACAACCGTCCGCGAACACGCCATTGTCACTGGTGGTGATCTCACGGGGTGCTGCATTGAGGGGAACGCGCGGGTTGCAGCCTCGCTACCAGAAAGAGCCATTCTTTCGGGAACCGCAGAAGTGCTGAAAGAGGAACAGTGCGAGGTTTTCCAACCACTGGGGGTGCGTAATTGTGCGGTGACGGTTGCTCGTACCCAGAAAGGGAAAGCTGGGGTGTGGGCTGAAACTTTCGAGACTGATGCGGGGCGAAGCCAGGACGTCAGGCACCTGAAGTGGCACCTCGTTTCCCAAGGCTTGGGCAGGTCTTTCCGCGAGAATATTAAGATTGCAAAACGGCGCGTAGTGCGTGATCTTCCTGAAGAACCTGCGCAACCGCTGTGCTTTGAGCTCACCGACATTGCGAAAACGCTTGACGACGGCACAACGGTGTACCGTATTTGCGCGGTTCGTGATATCGACGTGTGGTGTGTATCCGCCGGCGATCTCGGGGGCTGGGTGCCTAACACCCACACACCCGAAGGGATTCCACGGATCGGACCTGATTCTTGGTTGGCCGATGACGCCATGATCCTTGGCAACGCCTACATCACAGGCGATTCTTTCGTTGCTGATCAGGCGTGTATTCGAGACAACGTTGTTGTCGATGCGTGCGGAAGGGTCTTGGACAAGGTAGTTGTTTCGGGTGATTCACGGGTTCATGGCGGGATAGTTTTCGGGCGTGGTGAGTTGACCGGATGTTCTTATGTGGGCGAAAAGGCTCACCTCGAAGTAGTCGGGAAGATCCCCGATGCGTGTATCAACTCCACAACTGATCATCGTCGGTTTGGGCCTACTGTGTTTAATACGGAGATTTTTCTCACCCGCCAACAAGGCGGAACTACCCTCATCATGGCGAGGACGTGCGGGAGAACAAAAACAGGCACCCTGGATGAATTGCTGCCGGAAAACCCCATACAGTATCAAGAGGAAAACCCTGACCTGTGGGAAGGATTCCCCACGTTATTGGATAGGTATTCTGATGGTTTACGCGAGCTAGCGATCGCGGAGAACACAACCCTGCGGAGGTTGATTACCGTCGTGCTGAAAGAATGGGACCTATAA